In Deinococcus maricopensis DSM 21211, the sequence GGTCAGGTCGACCGGGCCCTCCGGCCCGTCCGGCAGGAACGCACTTTCGAACGCGTTCAGGAACAGGGACGTCGTCTCGGTCAGCGACATGGCATCAACAGCAGGGTTCAACATGAGGGTCCGTTCAGGTGAGGCGTTTCACTTCGGTGTCCAGACGCGCCTTGAGGACCGCGTACACGTCCCGGGCGAGCTGGTCGAGGTCCGGCCCGGCCGCCGCGGCGCGCTGACGGTTGCCGATGTTCGGCGTCTCGGCCTTCTGCGCGGGCGGCGCGCTGGGTGACGGGGCGCCGGCAGAACGATCCGTGGCGGCCGTGCGGACAGCGGCCCGTTCCGGGGCCACGGGCGGCGTGGACGGCAGCGCCGACGCGAGCGCCACCGCCACTGTGGGGCTCGGCGTGAACGGCACGCTGGGCTGAGCGCCGAACTGAGGGCTGGGCTGAGCAGGTGCGGCTCCGGGCGCGGGCGCCTCCCAGAACGGCATGGGCTCCCACGGGGCGGGCAGCCCCGCGAACACCCCATGGTCCGCAGGGCGCTCCGGAGCGGCAACCGGCACTTCTGCGGGAGCGTCCGCCCTGCCCGGGCGGCGGGCTCGGGCCCGCACCTGACGTTCCGCCTGAACGGCCACGTGCTCCTCGTCATCGCCGGGACGCACTACCTCACGCGCGATCTGCGGCACGAAGTTCGGCTGGGTGTCCCGCAGCACGTGCGTGAACTCGTGCGTGAGCAGACCAACACCGCCCGGGTCGCTCAGGTTCACGTCCGGTCGGACCAGCACCGCGCCTGGAACGGCCAGCGCGTCGGCACGGTACGCGTCCAGCGCGGCCGTTACTCCCGCATGCTGAACAACGCGCACGTCCGGCGCCTGCACCCCCAGCGTCCGCGCGAGCGCGTCCTGCGTGCTGAGTGGCAGCGGTGTCCCGTGCCCGTCCGCGTTCACGGCGTGCGCGATCAACTGTGTGGCGTCCAGCGGCGTCAGGGCGTTGCTGGGCGTGTCCGTGCTGTCCTCCGTATCGGGCGCGCCCGACCGCGCGGCGCGGCTGGTGCGGCGCGCGCGGGTGCGCGGCGCTTCCGGTGCGACCGGCAACGCTGGTGCGGATGGGGCCGTCGGGACTTCCAGCATCGGCGCGGTCAGGGCTGCCGTTTCGCGGCGTGGCCGGGCGGCGCGCGCCTTTACGGGCGCGACGTCCGTTGGCGCTTCGGGCGTCGGCACCTCCGGGAGGGGCGTTGCGGCCGCGCGGGCTTTGGCTCGGGCCGGACGGGCCACCGGTACTTCCGCAGGTTGCTCCGCTGTAGGTGACGGCAGGGCTGGCTGCCCCTGACGCTGCACCCCCGCAGGTACACGGGCGGCAAACCCCGGTCCGACCACGTCCACCGACGGCGTCGGGGGGACCACCGGAACGGGATTTGGCGTGACGGGCGCTGCGAGCGTGCTGGGCGCGGCGCGGCGCACCTGAGCCGCCTGGGAGGCCGAGGGGTCCTGCGCAGCCGGCAGAGCAGGGCGCGCGTCCAGCATGGGGGTAGATTCAACGGCCGTGGGGCTGACCGGCGTGAACAGCGGGGTGGAGGGCTGGGGGCTGTGCACCGCAGGGGCAGGGTCGAAGGTGGGCGCGTCGAGCAGGTTGCGTTCCGGATGGTGATCCTGCCACGCCTCCAGCTGGTCGTACCGCAGCGACTGCGGCTCCACTTCCCCGCTCGACTCCAGTTCCTGCAGGCGGTTCAGCCGCGCCAGCAGCCCCTGCGCCACTTCCGGCGCCACTGGCGGCGGCAGTTCCTCTACCACCGGCGTCTCCACCACTGGCGCTTTGAGTGGCACCGGGCGTGGACGGCGCGGCAGTGACACCGGCAGGTCCGTCGCGCTCTGCAGCAGCGCCTTCAGTTCCGCCCGCTCCGCTTCCTCCGCGCGCAGGCTCCCCCGCCCACCGGCGCCTCCACCGGCGTCGCCACCCCGTCCGGCTGGGTGAGCGTCACCTCGGCGGCGGGTGCCACCACGGGCGTGGGCATCACCACGGTGCTCACCGCCGCCGCCTCGCTCGCCACGACCGGCGACTCCCCCGGCTCCACCGCCAGTCCTTCGGGCGAGAGGGCCAGATGGGCCTGAGCACTCTGATGAGGTTCCTGGTTGTTCACTGAAGGGGGCGTTGTCACGGCAGCCCGCTGCAGGGCGGTGGGCGCTACCGGTACGGCGCGGGCCGGCTGTCCGGCGGCCGGAGCGGCCAGCGGCGCTGCCGGGGGCACCGGAACTGCCGTGGGCACGCCAGCGTTCAGGGTTGAGGGCGCAGTCGGGACTGGCACGCTCGTGGCCTGAACGACGGGTACCGGCAGGGTGGGCGCGGGGGCGACGGTAGGGGGCTGGGGGCTGTGGACGGCGGGGGCAGGGTCGAAGGTGGGCGCGTCGAGCAGGTTGCGTTCCGGATGGTGATCCTGCCACGCTTCCAGCTGGTCGTACCGCAGCGACTGCGGCTCCACTTCCCCGCTCGACTCCAGTTCCTGCAGGCGGTTCAGCCGCGCCAGCAGCCCCTGCGCCACTTCCGGCGCCACTGGCGGCGACAGTTCCTCTACCACCGGCGTCTCCACCACTGGCGCTTTGAGCGGCACCGGGCGTGGACGGCGCGGCAGTGACACCGGCAGGTCCGTCGCGCTCTGCAGCAGCGCCTTCAGTTCCGCCCGCTCCGCTTCCTCCGCGCGCAGGCTCCCCCCGCCCACCGGCGCCTCCACCGGCGCTGTGGCAAGAGGGACTGTTGGTGTGGGGTGGGCCTCGCTGGTCGCCTGCTCTTCAGACCGGGCCGGCGTGTTGACAGCGCTGACCTCCGGCGTTGGGGCGGTCGCAGGCGCTGCGGGTACGGCGGGCGCTGCCTCTGCGGGGGTGTTCACGTTGTGGCGTGGCGGCTCCTGCGTCGGCTGGACGGCTGGCGGGGTCAGGGGTGTTCCGGCACGTTGAACGCTATCGGGGGTGCGCACCGGCACCCCCTCCGGTGCCGCCTGAGCGGGAGCGTTCATGATGGTTGGCGCAGCCAGCGGGTTTTGTGAGCCCACAGGCGCAGGTTCAACGGCCGTGGGGCTGACCGGCGTGGACAGCGGGGTGGAGGGCTGGGGGCTGTGCACCGCAGGGGCAGGGTCGAAGGTGGGCGCGTCGAGCAGGTTGCGTTCCGGATGGTGATCCTGCCACGCTTCCAGCTGGTCGTACCGCAGCGACTGCGGCTCCACTTCCCCGCTCGACTCCAGTTCCTGCAGGCGGTTCAGCCGCGCCAGCAGCCCCTGCGCCACTTCCGGCGCCACTGGCGGCGGCAGTTCCTCTACCACCGGCGTCTCCACCACTGGCGCTTTGAGCGGCACCGGGCGTGGACGGCGCGG encodes:
- a CDS encoding eCIS core domain-containing protein, translated to MVEELPPPVAPEVAQGLLARLNRLQELESSGEVEPQSLRYDQLEAWQDHHPERNLLDAPTFDPAPAVHSPQPSTPLFTPVSPTAVESTPMLDARPALPAAQDPSASQAAQVRRAAPSTLAAPVTPNPVPVVPPTPSVDVVGPGFAARVPAGVQRQGQPALPSPTAEQPAEVPVARPARAKARAAATPLPEVPTPEAPTDVAPVKARAARPRRETAALTAPMLEVPTAPSAPALPVAPEAPRTRARRTSRAARSGAPDTEDSTDTPSNALTPLDATQLIAHAVNADGHGTPLPLSTQDALARTLGVQAPDVRVVQHAGVTAALDAYRADALAVPGAVLVRPDVNLSDPGGVGLLTHEFTHVLRDTQPNFVPQIAREVVRPGDDEEHVAVQAERQVRARARRPGRADAPAEVPVAAPERPADHGVFAGLPAPWEPMPFWEAPAPGAAPAQPSPQFGAQPSVPFTPSPTVAVALASALPSTPPVAPERAAVRTAATDRSAGAPSPSAPPAQKAETPNIGNRQRAAAAGPDLDQLARDVYAVLKARLDTEVKRLT